One genomic segment of Panicum virgatum strain AP13 chromosome 2N, P.virgatum_v5, whole genome shotgun sequence includes these proteins:
- the LOC120660953 gene encoding E3 ubiquitin-protein ligase RING1-like, translating into MIPLRPHAATTVTANCTDTPLACLRACPSGVEDCSEYALPPPPPIPVIPRQPDADHHAPVRLLLVVSLLSAFLFLSLALSTLLVYRRRRLILRRRRRLAAAAAAAEGADDGGFGDEEGGGGGGAVVHPVWYIRTVGLDEATIASITAVEYRRGVGRGGDCAVCLGEFSDGELVRLLPRCAHPFHAPCIDTWLRAHVNCPICRSPVVVPSDLPATAAEAAADGVQAEEHQVHDEMSLSQSEPETEGSEVSEASSDTQSEDTSASGEENGRATAKPIQRSASMDSPLFLVAVPEAQDDVVPSNCKLPIAREMKIFRVKEKEAAGTSSSSCQSGRFKIGRSMSSSGQGFFFARNGRSSGTVLPL; encoded by the coding sequence ATGATCCCGCTGCGCCCGCACGCGGCGACGACGGTCACCGCCAACTGCACGGACACCCCGCTCGCCTGCCTCCGGGCCTGCCCCAGCGGCGTCGAGGACTGCTCCGAGTACGcgctgcccccgccgcccccgatCCCGGTGATCCCGCGCCAGCCGGACGCCGACCACCACGCGCCCgtgcgcctcctcctcgtcgtctccCTGCTctccgccttcctcttcctctcgctcGCGCTCTCCACGCTCCTCgtctaccgccgccgccgcctcatcctgcgccgacggcgccgcctcgccgcggccgccgccgccgccgaaggtgccgacgacggcgggttcggcgacgaggagggcggcgggggagggggagcgGTGGTGCACCCCGTGTGGTACATCCGCACGGTGGGGCTCGACGAGGCCACCATCGCGTCCATAACAGCCGTGGAGTACCGCCGCGGGGTGGGCCGGGGCGGGGACTGCGCGGTGTGCCTCGGCGAGTTCAGCGACGGGGAGCTGGTCCGCCTCCTCCCCCGCTGCGCGCACCCGTTCCACGCGCCCTGCATCGACACCTGGCTCCGCGCCCACGTCAACTGCCCGATCTGCCGCTCCCCCGTCGTCGTTCCTTCCGATTTACCCGCCACGGCCGCGGAGGCTGCGGCGGATGGTGTCCAAGCGGAAGAGCACCAAGTGCATGACGAAATGTCGCTGTCACAATCTGAACCGGAGACTGAGGGCTCGGAGGTCTCTGAGGCCTCTTCAGACACTCAAAGTGAGGACACATCTGCTTCAGGGGAGGAGAATGGAAGGGCGACCGCCAAACCAATTCAGCGCTCTGCGTCCATGGACTCGCCATTGTTCCTTGTAGCTGTTCCTGAAGCTCAGGATGATGTCGTGCCGTCTAATTGCAAGTTGCCAATTGCCCGAGAGATGAAGATCTTCAGGGTGAAAGAGAAGGAGGCAGCAGGCACTTCTTCGTCTTCTTGTCAGTCAGGTCGGTTTAAGATTGGCAGGTCCATGTCAAGCAGTGGCCAGGGGTTCTTCTTCGCACGGAATGGCCGCTCCAGTGGCACTGTGCTGCCACTGTGA
- the LOC120660954 gene encoding transcription factor bHLH94-like, with amino-acid sequence MALEAVVLSQSQQQGSSRRFGCGAMAGGPWSGLFWGAEGAAELSGAGAGTWDAAACSSSMLLREFQEPAGSIAAAAVPPVESGASVGQEEATAVAPAPPAPVARRKRRRTRAVKNKEAAESQRMTHIAVERNRRKQMNEYLAVLRSLMPAANAQRGDQASIVGGAINFVKELEQLLQSLEARRRQRSAQHPVTGVGGDVAAPFAGFFTFPQYSMRTAAAAPEHAPADATTHRDGAAEAEDASGSKPSAVADVEATMVESYANLRVLSRRRPRQLLRLVVGLQGHRLTVLHLNMSSAGQMVLYSFSLKVEDDCQLTSVDEIAAATYQIVEKIDQEQGCSLEQHQA; translated from the exons ATGGCATTGGAGGCTGTGGTGCTGTCCCAGTCCCAGCAGCAAGGCAGCAGTCGTCGCTTCGGGTGTGGCGCCATGGCAGGAGGGCCTTGGAGTGGCCTGTTTTGGGGAGCGGAGGGGGCTGCGGAGTTGagcggcgctggcgctggcaCCTGGGACGCGGCCGCGTGCTCGTCGTCGATGCTGCTGCGTGAGTTCCAGGAGCCGGCCGGTAGCattgcggccgccgccgtgccgccggtgGAGTCCGGGGCAAGCGTTGGTCAGGAGGAGgccacggcggtggcgccggcgccgccggctcccgtGGCGAGGAGGAAGCGACGAAGGACGAGGGCGGTGAAGAacaaggaggcggcggagagCCAGCGGATGACCCACATTGCCGTCGAGCGCAACCGCCGCAAGCAGATGAATGAGTACCTCGCCGTGCTCCGCTCCCTCATGCCGGCCGCCAACGCGCAACGG GGCGACCAGGCGTCCATCGTCGGCGGCGCGATCAACTTCGTCAAGGAGCTGGAGCAGCTGCTCCAGTCCCtggaggcgcggaggcggcaGCGTTCCGCGCAGCACCCTGTcaccggcgtcggcggcgacgtcgcggcGCCGTTCGCGGGCTTCTTCACCTTCCCGCAGTACTCGATGcgaaccgccgccgcggcgccggagcACGCTCCGGCGGACGCCACTACCCaccgcgacggcgccgccgaggccgaggaCGCGTCCGGGTCGAAGCCGTCGGCGGTGGCCGACGTGGAGGCGACCATGGTGGAGAGCTACGCCAACCTGCGGGTGCtgtcccggcggcggccgaggcagCTGCTGCGGCTGGTGGTGGGGCTGCAGGGCCACCGCCTCACCGTGCTCCACCTCAACATGAGCAGCGCCGGCCAGATGGTGCTCTACTCGTTCAGCCTCAAG GTAGAGGATGACTGCCAGCTTACCTCTGTGGATGAGATTGCAGCGGCAACTTATCAGATCGTCGAGAAGATCGACCAAGAGCAAGGCTGCAGCTTAGAACAGCATCAAGCATGA